One window of Dechloromonas sp. ZY10 genomic DNA carries:
- the gltA gene encoding citrate synthase, whose amino-acid sequence MTTERKATLTIDGQAPVDFPIMSPTHGNDCVDIRTLGGKTGLFTYDSGFLSTASCKSKITFIDGDKGELLYRGYPIEQLAENCNFLEVAYLLKNGELPNAGQKSDFESTIKRHTMVHEQLAKFYSGFRRDAHPMAVMTGVVGALSAFYHDAMDFSDAEHRNVSFNRLIAKMPTIVAMAYKYSTGMPFMYPDNDLDYASNFMRMMFGNPCEKYVANPVLSRALDIIFTLHADHEQNASTSTVRLAGSSGANPFACIAAGIACLWGPAHGGANEACLQMLEQIGDVSKVGEYIKRAKDKNDSFKLMGFGHRVYKNFDPRAKLMRKVCDDVLQELGLENDRLFKLAKELEKIALEDEYFVEKKLYPNVDFYSGIVQKAIGIPTEMFTCIFALARTVGWMTQWEEMITDPEYKIGRPRQLYIGAAKRDVVPLAQRG is encoded by the coding sequence ATGACAACCGAACGCAAGGCAACTTTGACAATCGATGGACAGGCTCCCGTCGATTTCCCGATCATGTCCCCCACGCATGGCAACGACTGTGTCGACATTCGTACGCTGGGTGGCAAGACCGGTCTGTTTACCTACGACTCCGGTTTCCTTTCCACTGCCAGCTGCAAATCCAAGATCACCTTCATTGACGGTGACAAGGGCGAGTTGCTGTATCGTGGCTACCCGATCGAGCAACTGGCTGAAAACTGCAACTTCCTGGAAGTCGCTTACCTGCTGAAGAACGGTGAATTGCCGAATGCCGGCCAGAAGTCCGACTTCGAGAGCACCATCAAGCGCCATACGATGGTGCACGAGCAACTCGCCAAGTTCTATTCCGGTTTCCGCCGCGATGCTCACCCGATGGCTGTCATGACCGGCGTGGTCGGCGCTCTGTCCGCGTTCTACCATGACGCGATGGACTTCTCCGATGCCGAGCACCGCAACGTCAGCTTCAACCGCCTGATCGCCAAGATGCCGACCATCGTCGCGATGGCTTACAAGTACAGCACCGGCATGCCGTTCATGTATCCGGACAACGATCTGGACTACGCTTCGAACTTCATGCGCATGATGTTCGGCAATCCGTGCGAAAAATACGTTGCCAATCCGGTGCTCTCCCGTGCGCTGGACATCATCTTCACGCTGCATGCCGATCACGAGCAGAACGCCTCCACCTCGACCGTCCGTCTGGCCGGCTCTTCGGGTGCCAACCCGTTCGCCTGTATCGCAGCCGGTATCGCCTGTCTGTGGGGCCCGGCTCACGGCGGCGCGAACGAAGCCTGCCTGCAGATGCTGGAGCAGATCGGCGACGTTTCCAAGGTCGGCGAATACATCAAGCGCGCCAAGGACAAAAACGACTCCTTCAAGCTGATGGGCTTCGGTCACCGTGTTTACAAGAACTTCGACCCGCGTGCCAAGCTGATGCGTAAGGTCTGTGACGATGTCCTGCAGGAACTGGGTCTGGAAAACGACCGCCTGTTCAAGCTGGCCAAGGAACTGGAAAAGATTGCCCTGGAAGACGAATACTTCGTCGAGAAGAAGCTCTACCCGAACGTCGACTTCTACTCCGGTATCGTTCAGAAGGCCATTGGTATCCCGACCGAGATGTTCACCTGCATCTTCGCGCTGGCTCGTACCGTTGGCTGGATGACCCAGTGGGAAGAAATGATCACCGATCCGGAATACAAGATCGGTCGTCCGCGTCAGCTGTACATCGGCGCCGCCAAGCGCGACGTTGTACCGCTTGCCCAACGCGGCTGA
- a CDS encoding succinate dehydrogenase assembly factor 2, with amino-acid sequence MERAEYERLRWRCIRRALLELDIALTRFLDEQFDQLNAEQQQVFAELADMEDHDLWYLISGQAECDDPRYAPIVALLRKS; translated from the coding sequence ATGGAACGAGCTGAATACGAACGCCTGCGCTGGCGCTGCATTCGGCGCGCGCTGCTTGAACTCGATATTGCGCTGACGCGCTTTCTCGACGAGCAGTTCGACCAACTGAATGCAGAGCAGCAGCAGGTGTTTGCGGAGCTCGCAGATATGGAGGATCACGACCTCTGGTACCTGATCAGTGGTCAGGCTGAGTGCGATGATCCCCGTTATGCGCCGATTGTGGCGCTGCTTCGTAAGAGTTGA
- a CDS encoding succinate dehydrogenase iron-sulfur subunit produces the protein MSKRTVQFSIYRYDPDKDDAPYMQDITVELEPTDRKLLDALTRLKAKDETLSYRRSCREGVCGSDAMNINGKNGLACLQDIDELKQPIVLRPLPGLPVIRDLIVDMTQFFKQYHSIKPYLINNDPAPERERLQSPEDREELNGLYECILCACCSTSCPSFWWNPDKFVGPAGLLAAYRFIADTRDQATNERLDNLEDPYRLFRCHTIMNCVDVCPKGLNPTQAIGKIKDMMVRRAV, from the coding sequence ATGAGCAAACGTACGGTTCAATTCAGTATCTACCGCTACGATCCGGACAAGGATGACGCGCCCTACATGCAGGACATCACGGTCGAACTTGAGCCGACCGACCGCAAGCTGCTGGATGCACTGACCCGCCTGAAGGCCAAGGACGAGACGCTGTCGTATCGCCGTTCCTGCCGCGAAGGTGTTTGCGGCTCTGATGCGATGAACATCAACGGCAAGAACGGTCTCGCCTGTCTGCAGGATATCGACGAACTGAAGCAGCCAATCGTGCTGCGTCCGTTGCCCGGTCTGCCGGTCATTCGCGACCTGATCGTCGATATGACCCAGTTCTTCAAGCAGTATCACTCGATCAAGCCGTACCTGATCAACAACGATCCGGCACCGGAACGCGAGCGTCTGCAGTCGCCCGAGGACCGCGAGGAGCTGAACGGTCTCTACGAGTGCATCCTGTGTGCCTGCTGTTCGACTTCCTGTCCGTCATTCTGGTGGAACCCGGACAAGTTCGTCGGTCCGGCCGGTCTGCTGGCAGCTTACCGCTTCATCGCCGATACGCGCGACCAGGCGACCAACGAGCGTCTCGACAACCTCGAAGACCCGTACCGCCTGTTCCGTTGCCATACCATCATGAACTGCGTTGATGTCTGTCCGAAGGGTCTGAATCCGACCCAGGCGATCGGCAAGATCAAGGACATGATGGTTCGTCGTGCCGTCTGA
- the sdhA gene encoding succinate dehydrogenase flavoprotein subunit — protein sequence MSIPVLKFDAVIVGAGGAGLRSAIQLSEAGLKTAVLSKVFPTRSHTVAAQGGVAASLGNSEEDHWHWHMYDTVKGSDWLGDQDAIEFMCKKANEVVVELEHYGMPFDRTDNGKIYQRPFGGHMSNFGEKPVRRSCAAADRTGHAMLHAMYQRNVKANTQFFVEWMALDLIRDADGAVVGVTAMEMETGQIVIFHARAVIFATGGAGRIYHSSTNAFINTGDGLGMAARAGIPLEDMEFWQFHPTGVAGAGVLITEGVRGEGGILRNSSKERFMERYAPNAKDLASRDVVARAMATEIKEGRGCGVNKDYVLLDITHLDPATIMKRLPGIREISIQFAGVDPIKEPIPVVPTCHYQMGGIPTNYFGRVVVPQGDSMSVEIPGFYAAGECACASVHGANRLGTNSLLDLLVFGKSAGDSAVADLKSGLAHRDLPKDAADFSLARVDAINNRKGGASVFEARQAIARTMQDHAGVFRFGDMLKKGAAQILEVEKQAKSLEIKDKSQVWNTARIEALETENLIEVAKATMISAEARKESRGAHVRDDAPDTPEFPNGRNDKEWLKHTLFYSADNSIKYKGVNLQPLSVETIALKTRSY from the coding sequence GTGAGTATTCCTGTTCTGAAGTTTGACGCGGTCATCGTCGGTGCCGGTGGTGCCGGTCTGCGTTCCGCGATCCAGTTGTCCGAAGCTGGTCTCAAGACCGCCGTGCTGTCCAAGGTCTTCCCGACCCGTTCGCATACCGTTGCTGCACAGGGCGGTGTTGCTGCTTCTCTGGGTAATTCCGAGGAAGATCATTGGCATTGGCATATGTACGATACCGTCAAGGGTTCCGACTGGCTCGGCGACCAGGACGCGATCGAGTTCATGTGCAAAAAGGCTAATGAAGTCGTCGTTGAGCTTGAGCACTACGGCATGCCGTTTGACCGTACCGACAATGGCAAGATTTACCAGCGTCCGTTCGGCGGCCATATGTCGAATTTCGGCGAAAAGCCGGTGCGCCGCTCCTGTGCCGCTGCTGACCGTACCGGTCACGCCATGCTGCATGCGATGTACCAGCGCAACGTCAAGGCCAACACCCAGTTCTTCGTCGAGTGGATGGCTCTGGACCTGATCCGCGATGCGGATGGTGCCGTCGTTGGTGTTACCGCGATGGAAATGGAAACCGGCCAGATCGTGATCTTCCACGCTCGTGCCGTGATTTTTGCCACCGGCGGTGCTGGTCGTATCTATCACTCCTCGACCAATGCCTTCATCAATACCGGTGATGGCCTGGGTATGGCGGCGCGCGCCGGCATCCCGCTGGAAGACATGGAGTTCTGGCAGTTCCACCCGACAGGGGTGGCTGGCGCCGGCGTGCTGATTACCGAAGGCGTCCGTGGTGAAGGCGGTATCCTGCGCAACAGCAGCAAGGAGCGCTTCATGGAGCGCTATGCTCCGAACGCCAAGGATCTGGCTTCGCGTGACGTGGTTGCTCGTGCGATGGCTACCGAAATCAAGGAAGGTCGCGGCTGTGGCGTGAACAAGGACTATGTCCTGCTTGACATCACCCACCTTGATCCGGCAACGATCATGAAGCGTCTGCCCGGTATCCGCGAAATCTCGATCCAGTTTGCCGGTGTCGATCCGATCAAGGAACCGATCCCGGTCGTGCCGACCTGCCACTACCAGATGGGCGGTATCCCGACCAATTACTTCGGTCGCGTGGTTGTGCCGCAGGGTGACAGCATGTCGGTCGAAATCCCGGGCTTCTACGCCGCCGGCGAGTGTGCCTGTGCTTCCGTGCATGGCGCCAACCGTCTGGGTACCAACTCTCTGCTCGATCTGCTGGTTTTCGGCAAGTCCGCCGGTGACTCCGCCGTGGCCGATCTCAAGTCCGGCCTGGCCCATCGCGATCTGCCGAAGGATGCTGCCGACTTCTCCCTCGCTCGTGTCGATGCGATCAACAACCGCAAGGGCGGCGCCAGCGTCTTCGAGGCCCGTCAGGCAATCGCCCGGACGATGCAGGATCACGCCGGTGTGTTCCGCTTTGGTGACATGCTGAAAAAGGGTGCGGCTCAGATTCTCGAAGTCGAGAAGCAGGCCAAGTCGCTCGAGATCAAGGACAAGTCCCAGGTCTGGAACACTGCCCGGATCGAAGCTCTCGAAACCGAGAACCTGATCGAAGTTGCCAAGGCCACGATGATCTCCGCCGAGGCTCGCAAGGAGTCCCGTGGTGCTCACGTCCGTGACGATGCTCCGGATACTCCGGAATTCCCGAACGGCCGCAACGACAAGGAATGGCTGAAGCACACGCTGTTCTATTCTGCCGACAACAGCATCAAGTACAAGGGCGTCAATCTGCAGCCGCTGTCCGTCGAAACCATCGCGCTGAAGACGCGTTCGTACTAA
- the sdhD gene encoding succinate dehydrogenase, hydrophobic membrane anchor protein, translating into MINRNVVGAHYGLKDWIAQRATAVIMALYTVIMGAVLLIVQPSSFEAWRGVFANGFIKFVTFIFFVSLFYHVWIGVRDIWMDYVKPTGLRLTLHVLTIAALVGYTAWAAAILWRL; encoded by the coding sequence GTGATCAATCGCAACGTTGTCGGGGCGCATTACGGCCTCAAGGACTGGATTGCCCAGCGTGCCACGGCCGTCATCATGGCGCTGTACACGGTGATCATGGGGGCTGTCCTGCTGATCGTTCAGCCGTCCTCTTTCGAAGCCTGGCGCGGGGTTTTTGCCAATGGCTTCATCAAGTTCGTTACCTTCATCTTCTTCGTCAGCCTGTTTTACCACGTCTGGATTGGCGTGCGTGACATCTGGATGGACTATGTCAAGCCGACGGGTCTGCGTCTGACCCTGCATGTGCTGACCATCGCCGCGCTGGTGGGCTACACCGCGTGGGCTGCTGCGATTCTCTGGAGGCTGTAA
- the sdhC gene encoding succinate dehydrogenase, cytochrome b556 subunit produces MAEMTIKKRPKNLDLTTIRLPLPGKVSILHRVSGAGLFLCFPLLLWLFSASLNSAETFAVFKGVFSTLPAKVILAGLIWAYIHHFCAGIRFLLLDLHVGIEKEAARKSAAVVFAVSIPLTLIFWGVLL; encoded by the coding sequence ATGGCAGAAATGACCATCAAGAAGCGTCCAAAAAATTTGGACCTGACAACCATACGGTTGCCCCTACCGGGCAAAGTGTCGATCCTGCATCGTGTCAGCGGTGCCGGTCTCTTCCTTTGCTTTCCGCTGCTCCTCTGGCTGTTCTCGGCGAGCCTGAATTCGGCTGAAACCTTCGCGGTTTTCAAGGGCGTCTTTTCGACGCTGCCGGCCAAGGTGATTCTTGCCGGTCTGATCTGGGCTTACATCCATCACTTCTGCGCCGGTATCCGTTTCCTGTTGCTTGATCTGCACGTCGGGATCGAGAAGGAAGCGGCACGCAAGTCCGCAGCAGTCGTGTTCGCCGTCAGCATTCCGCTGACCCTGATCTTCTGGGGGGTGTTGCTGTGA
- a CDS encoding GntR family transcriptional regulator has protein sequence MTRDSQRSAGRAAAPTFSPLYRQIKDYLIRCLQDGEWGPGDAIPSEGELAVRFSVSQGTVRKAIDEMAAENLLVRRQGKGTFVATHDDPRSFYRFLRLVPDDGGVAQSVSDPLSCSLIEADADVALALGLSLGDPVVHVERLLRFDGEAVVHDRIYLLADLFSGLTLEALRSGERSLYSLFEADYGVRMIRAEERLRAVAAGERTAQLLRLEVGAPLLLVERTAYTYGNRPVEWRRGLYCTHRHYYRNDLG, from the coding sequence ATGACTCGTGATTCACAGCGTTCGGCCGGCCGCGCAGCAGCCCCGACTTTCAGCCCGCTTTATCGCCAGATAAAGGATTACCTCATTCGCTGTCTGCAGGATGGCGAGTGGGGGCCGGGCGATGCGATCCCTAGTGAGGGCGAGTTGGCGGTCCGCTTCAGCGTCAGTCAGGGGACGGTGCGCAAGGCGATCGACGAAATGGCGGCCGAGAACCTGTTGGTTCGTCGCCAGGGTAAGGGTACCTTTGTCGCTACCCATGACGACCCCCGTTCCTTTTATCGGTTTTTGCGTCTGGTTCCAGATGATGGCGGTGTGGCTCAGTCGGTCAGTGATCCGCTTTCCTGTTCGCTGATTGAAGCGGATGCCGATGTGGCTTTGGCTCTGGGGTTGTCGCTCGGTGATCCGGTGGTGCACGTCGAGCGACTGCTGCGTTTTGATGGTGAGGCGGTGGTTCATGACCGAATCTATCTCCTCGCTGATTTGTTTTCCGGTTTGACCCTGGAAGCTTTGCGCAGCGGCGAGCGCTCTCTTTACAGTCTCTTCGAGGCCGATTACGGAGTGCGCATGATTCGCGCCGAGGAGCGCTTGCGGGCAGTTGCTGCTGGCGAGCGTACGGCTCAGCTTCTGCGTCTCGAGGTTGGGGCGCCGTTGTTGCTGGTTGAGCGCACTGCCTATACCTACGGGAATCGGCCGGTTGAATGGCGGCGTGGCCTGTATTGCACGCATCGCCACTATTACCGCAACGATCTGGGGTAG
- a CDS encoding tyrosine-type recombinase/integrase, whose translation MPEQITLAAWADRYLSDIRTLKSCYSVSSVIRAFSARDPSRPLADLRGSDIHDYAQSRLAAGIRSTTINRELSVLSAAINHACRRWGVSVTENPVKYQWLRAAPLRLRYLDRIEADRLIAAADALRPVLGDFVRLALHTGCRKTELLTLRWSDVDLLRRFFVLRPENTKTARRRAVPLNKTALGALHALKARGPVGAEWVFSKPSGDRVKSLDWLFRKAVKEAGISDFRIHDLRHTCASWLVSEGVELVKVRDLLGHTSIKMTERYAHLMPSKLHSAVEVLDMFAA comes from the coding sequence ATGCCGGAACAGATCACCCTTGCAGCCTGGGCGGACCGTTATCTGTCAGACATCCGCACTCTTAAATCCTGCTATTCCGTGTCCTCCGTGATACGCGCTTTTTCTGCCCGCGATCCTTCCAGGCCGCTGGCTGACCTTCGCGGCTCGGACATACACGACTATGCGCAATCGCGCCTCGCTGCCGGCATTCGTTCGACCACAATTAATCGCGAGCTATCCGTTCTCAGTGCTGCGATCAATCATGCTTGCAGGCGCTGGGGTGTGTCGGTCACGGAAAACCCCGTCAAGTACCAATGGCTGCGCGCTGCTCCGCTGAGGTTGCGTTACCTCGACCGTATCGAGGCTGATCGCTTGATTGCCGCTGCTGACGCTCTGCGGCCTGTCCTGGGTGATTTTGTACGCCTTGCGCTGCATACCGGCTGTCGCAAGACTGAGTTGCTGACGCTTCGCTGGTCTGACGTGGATTTGTTGCGGCGTTTTTTCGTCCTGCGCCCGGAAAATACGAAAACCGCCCGGCGGCGTGCTGTCCCGTTGAATAAGACTGCTCTGGGTGCTCTGCATGCGCTCAAAGCGCGGGGGCCGGTCGGTGCTGAGTGGGTGTTTTCAAAGCCATCCGGCGACCGCGTGAAGTCGCTAGATTGGCTGTTCCGCAAGGCGGTGAAAGAGGCGGGGATTTCTGACTTCCGAATTCACGACTTGCGCCATACTTGTGCATCCTGGCTGGTGTCGGAAGGGGTGGAGCTAGTGAAGGTCCGTGACCTTTTGGGGCATACCTCAATCAAAATGACTGAGCGTTATGCGCACTTGATGCCTAGCAAGCTGCATTCTGCGGTCGAAGTTCTCGATATGTTCGCGGCATGA
- a CDS encoding DNA-binding protein, translating into MAREATISQEQVNAAADAIRAAGQQPTARAVRDALGTGSMATILKLLQTWKAGQVKAAPTDVTLPPALSRYLVDFVAQEVAKGRAEIEAELVASQQATADLIAENERQTAQIENLSVNCEALNAEKAEISGRLAVMESDLAAARDTAQAAEQAAESTRTELAKAQLRLEGLPRLESDLAAARADLAAALNRATEAEKSAAVASAQLTAQAEKSAQLSNDKALLSAKLESAEKQARADTQELSTLRLQVQAQQTALDTQTRELTDAKNTVKEARNEAKKSGEIAAELRGQLAAKTTAIKPK; encoded by the coding sequence ATGGCACGAGAAGCAACGATTTCGCAAGAACAAGTCAATGCCGCCGCCGACGCAATCCGCGCAGCCGGCCAACAGCCGACCGCCCGTGCCGTCCGTGATGCACTCGGAACAGGCAGCATGGCAACAATCCTCAAGCTGCTGCAAACCTGGAAGGCCGGGCAAGTAAAGGCTGCACCGACAGATGTGACGCTCCCCCCGGCGCTGTCACGCTATCTAGTCGATTTCGTCGCACAGGAAGTCGCAAAGGGCCGCGCAGAGATTGAAGCCGAGCTTGTGGCCAGCCAGCAGGCAACCGCCGACCTGATCGCGGAAAACGAACGTCAAACCGCACAGATAGAAAACCTATCCGTCAACTGCGAAGCATTGAACGCCGAGAAGGCGGAAATCTCAGGCCGACTAGCTGTCATGGAATCCGACCTGGCAGCAGCACGGGATACTGCACAAGCCGCAGAACAAGCGGCGGAATCCACTCGCACCGAACTAGCAAAAGCCCAGCTTCGCCTTGAAGGCTTACCGCGCCTAGAATCCGATCTAGCCGCTGCCCGCGCTGATTTAGCGGCAGCGCTCAATCGGGCCACAGAGGCCGAGAAATCGGCGGCGGTTGCCTCTGCTCAACTGACCGCCCAGGCCGAAAAATCGGCCCAACTATCCAACGATAAAGCCCTGCTATCGGCCAAGCTGGAGTCGGCAGAGAAGCAAGCCCGCGCCGACACCCAGGAATTGTCGACCTTGCGGCTCCAGGTTCAGGCGCAACAAACCGCCCTGGATACTCAAACGCGAGAACTCACAGATGCGAAAAACACTGTAAAAGAAGCCCGAAACGAGGCCAAAAAATCAGGTGAAATTGCCGCCGAATTGCGCGGACAACTAGCCGCAAAAACGACAGCAATCAAACCTAAATAA
- a CDS encoding type II secretion system protein GspD, with the protein MWRFIIVTVAFISSAIAQDSVSLRFDKIEVQSLAKAVFSEILKRPYVVDDEVGKKTVSINIQAVDKPMVAFTLAAVLETSGVDVKERQGIVFIGARRDDELIVHRLHHRQSAAVLDLLRSAFPSVQAQVQKSQQGSSSAVPSLVSSQSAVQSGSSSPGGFAAALQSEVQGAKAATAETQSGFRADDAEWLVFRVASKDARAARELIQLIDTPVDNLQVRAVAYDVTVTTDAGSAFELTANILGGKLGINLGGPSISRANALTIKTANIEAVLKVLDSDGRYRSVSRPVVRVRSGGKGRFSVGEEVPTLGGVTTNVGGATQSVVYKQAGTIFEVQPVVKEGGIDLRIQQTVSGFRQTSTSQLNSPTLNKRELQTDLTVQPGELIVIAGLDADEDSDAGRSFFGFSLGSSRTVSKRQTILLLEVNKS; encoded by the coding sequence ATGTGGCGTTTTATTATTGTGACTGTCGCGTTTATTTCATCTGCGATTGCTCAAGATTCTGTCTCCCTGCGTTTCGACAAGATCGAGGTTCAATCGCTTGCGAAAGCGGTTTTTTCCGAAATCCTGAAGCGCCCCTATGTCGTCGACGATGAGGTCGGCAAGAAAACCGTCAGCATCAATATTCAGGCCGTCGATAAGCCGATGGTGGCTTTTACCCTTGCTGCTGTGTTGGAGACTTCCGGCGTCGATGTCAAAGAGCGCCAGGGGATCGTTTTTATTGGCGCTCGGCGTGATGATGAATTGATCGTTCACCGGCTCCATCACCGCCAGTCTGCCGCCGTCCTTGATCTCCTGCGCTCTGCGTTCCCGTCAGTTCAAGCTCAGGTGCAGAAGTCGCAGCAGGGTTCGTCTTCTGCCGTTCCGTCCCTGGTGTCTTCGCAGTCAGCAGTTCAATCCGGTTCGTCCTCTCCTGGGGGGTTCGCTGCGGCTCTCCAGTCCGAAGTCCAGGGCGCAAAAGCTGCTACTGCTGAGACTCAATCGGGTTTTCGAGCTGACGATGCTGAATGGCTGGTATTTCGTGTTGCATCAAAGGATGCGCGTGCAGCTCGTGAGCTGATTCAGTTGATCGATACGCCGGTCGACAATCTCCAGGTGCGTGCCGTGGCGTATGACGTGACAGTCACGACTGACGCCGGTTCTGCTTTTGAGCTCACGGCTAACATCCTGGGCGGCAAGCTCGGCATTAACCTGGGCGGGCCGTCGATCTCCAGGGCGAACGCTTTAACCATCAAAACCGCGAACATCGAGGCGGTGTTAAAGGTGCTGGATTCGGATGGCCGCTATCGCTCTGTTTCGCGTCCTGTTGTGCGTGTGCGATCGGGTGGCAAGGGGCGGTTCTCGGTCGGCGAAGAGGTGCCGACCCTCGGTGGCGTTACGACAAATGTCGGCGGCGCGACTCAATCCGTCGTCTACAAGCAAGCTGGCACCATTTTCGAGGTGCAGCCGGTGGTCAAAGAAGGGGGTATTGATCTTCGCATCCAGCAGACGGTCAGCGGCTTCCGCCAGACCAGCACCAGCCAGCTAAACAGCCCCACGTTGAACAAGCGCGAGCTGCAAACGGATTTGACGGTGCAACCTGGGGAACTCATCGTGATTGCCGGTCTCGATGCCGACGAGGATTCGGACGCCGGTCGCTCGTTCTTCGGCTTTTCGCTCGGTAGCAGCAGGACTGTTTCTAAGCGTCAAACAATCCTGCTGCTCGAAGTCAATAAATCGTGA
- a CDS encoding zonular occludens toxin domain-containing protein: MMTLITGQPGAGKSLHAIWLVKQYAEKEGRPVFYTGIADLTLDWTEMQDPMEWHKLPVGSIIVFDEVQRQYRPRPAGAAVPESVEKFETHRHSGYDIFLITQHPMLLDSNIRRLCGRHIHVMRAFGGNAANIHEWNEVRENCDKQRLGSQSKLWKYPKEVFGYYKSAEMHTHKFRPPLRILMLIVAPFLLGGVIWFLVSWQASFASKVTGQPEKKTAGETSSLLPGRPGQAHGHQSPARSVSPLDQYAPTVPGLLFTAPRYESVTDPARAPYPVGCFLVGARCNCVTDQSTRLDVPPEMCKALVETGFYRDWNENGGGGRRHAKEVH; the protein is encoded by the coding sequence ATGATGACGTTAATTACTGGTCAGCCTGGTGCCGGCAAGTCCTTGCATGCGATCTGGCTGGTTAAACAATATGCCGAGAAAGAGGGGCGGCCTGTTTTTTATACGGGGATTGCTGACCTCACGCTTGATTGGACCGAAATGCAAGACCCGATGGAGTGGCATAAGCTGCCTGTCGGGTCAATCATTGTGTTCGACGAAGTGCAGCGGCAATACCGCCCACGGCCGGCCGGCGCTGCGGTTCCTGAGTCTGTGGAGAAGTTCGAGACTCACCGGCATAGCGGTTATGACATTTTCTTGATTACGCAGCATCCGATGTTGCTGGATAGCAATATCCGGCGCCTGTGCGGTCGTCATATTCACGTAATGCGCGCATTCGGCGGCAATGCTGCAAATATTCATGAATGGAACGAGGTCCGCGAAAACTGCGACAAACAGCGATTAGGCAGTCAGTCGAAGCTCTGGAAATACCCGAAAGAGGTTTTCGGTTATTACAAGTCGGCGGAAATGCACACCCACAAATTCCGGCCGCCTCTTCGCATCTTGATGCTCATTGTTGCGCCGTTTTTACTCGGTGGTGTCATCTGGTTCCTCGTTTCCTGGCAAGCGTCTTTTGCGTCAAAAGTTACTGGCCAGCCTGAGAAAAAAACTGCCGGTGAGACTTCTAGTTTGCTCCCTGGTCGTCCTGGCCAGGCTCATGGCCATCAGTCGCCAGCTCGTTCTGTGTCGCCCCTCGATCAATACGCGCCCACGGTTCCTGGTCTGTTGTTCACTGCGCCTCGATATGAGTCTGTGACGGACCCCGCTCGCGCACCGTACCCGGTTGGCTGCTTCCTGGTCGGCGCTCGGTGCAACTGCGTTACTGACCAATCTACGCGGCTCGATGTGCCGCCAGAGATGTGCAAAGCCCTGGTTGAAACGGGTTTTTATCGTGACTGGAACGAAAACGGCGGCGGTGGTCGTCGTCACGCAAAAGAGGTGCATTGA
- a CDS encoding major capsid protein produces the protein MDVSSVTTAINGAVAPISAIGAAVLIVLVTASVYKWIRRAL, from the coding sequence ATGGATGTTTCCTCCGTCACTACCGCCATCAACGGTGCTGTTGCCCCGATTTCCGCCATCGGTGCGGCTGTTCTGATCGTTCTCGTTACCGCCTCGGTGTACAAGTGGATTCGTCGCGCTCTGTAA